One Cheilinus undulatus linkage group 22, ASM1832078v1, whole genome shotgun sequence DNA window includes the following coding sequences:
- the LOC121504962 gene encoding uncharacterized protein LOC121504962: MVNAAPEKTSGRSSFESVNVGVSVTLPCKCQEKSTVMLYWYKKPLGQTPQLMSLYYQHKNDATFYGQFKGERFSLDTEDQKHHLTISDFGISDSATYFCLGSTLYVVEFCESITVSAKGLDSDVQAVIHQSESESTQIDDTLTVTCAVHAATCDGEHNVYWFKDSEETQPGLIYTHGGRNDQCERKPNSQSNTCAYNLPMQDVDPAHDGNYCTVASCGHVLFGKGTTLDSEGESSALVFILSALLAVTVLLITSLAVSFSTLKPSYSGKKPLL; encoded by the exons ATGGTGAATGctg CTCCAGAGAAAACTTCAGGCCGTTCATCTTTTGAATCTGTGAATGTTGGGGTAAGCGTGACTTTGCCATGCAAGTGTCAGGAAAAGTCAACAGTGATGTTGTACTGGTATAAGAAACCTTTAGGACAGACTCCACAGCTGATGTCTCTGTACTATCAGCACAAAAATGACGCCACCTTTTATGGCCAATTCAAGGGCGAACGGTTCTCACTGGACACTGAAGACCAGAAACATCACTTGACGATTTCAGATTTTGGAATTTCGGATTCAGCGACCTACTTCTGCTTAGGAAGCACTTTATATGTGGTTGAGTTTTGTGAGAGCATTACTGTCAGTGCAAAGGGTTTAGATTCAGACGTCCAAGCCGTCATCCATCAGTCAGAGTCTGAGAGCACCCAGATAGACGATACCTTGACCGTGACATGTGCAGTCCACGCCGCGACCTGTGATGGAGAACACAATGTTTACTGGTTCAAAGACTCAGAGGAAACTCAGCCAGGACTCATTTACACCCATGGAGGCAGGAATGATCAGTGTGAGAGGAAACCTAACTCACAATCAAATACTTGTGCCTACAATTTGCCAATGCAGGACGTAGATCCTGCTCATGATGGGAACTACTGCACTGTTGCATCATGTGGACATGTTCTGTTTGGAAAAGGGACCACGCTGGACTCAGAGG GTGAATCCTCTGCCTTGGTGTTCATCCTGAGCGCTCTATTGGCTGTCACCGTCCTCCTGATCACCTCATTGGCTGTCTCTTt CAGCACACTCAAGCCCAGCTACAGCGGTAAGAAGCCCCTGCtatga
- the LOC121504602 gene encoding uncharacterized protein LOC121504602 produces the protein MKTPITFAVYTACLFRVVNAAQEMTSNPSSSYFISVHFGESVTLPCVCQNKGMMIFYWYKKTLGQTSDLMSTFYRHANVTFHDPFKDSRFSLDTKDLKYHLTISEFGPSDLATYFCIGSTFNLFEFCTVITVNAKNFDLDIRANVYQSVSEHTRPGHNSFQTCTINAATCDGEHSVYWFRNSEEAHPGLIYTHGGRNDQCERELHVQTPTCVYNLPLRSLTSAQDGTDHSAVVSCAHILLGDGTKPDLKDSHVLLFILASVLAATVLLIILSAFSLYKMKHRCCWCTADSSPGTTLCRDTDDLQYAALSVHRANGSRRLKDEDTDDSVYSCVRQ, from the exons ATGAAGACACCTATAACCTTTGCTGTTTACACTGCATGCCTTTTCAGGGTTGTGAATGCTG CTCAAGAGATGACTTCAAACCCCTCAtcttcatattttatatctgtTCATTTTGGAGAAAGTGTGACTTTGCCATGCGTCTGTCAGAACAAGGGAATGATGATCTTCTACTGGTATAAGAAGACTTTGGGACAGACATCAGATCTGATGTCTACGTTCTATAGGCATGCTAATGTCACCTTTCACGACCCATTCAAGGACAGTCGTTTCTCTCTGGACACTAAAGACCTGAAATATCATCTGACCATTTCTGAGTTTGGGCCCTCAGATTTAGCAACTTATTTCTGCATAGGGAGCACCTTTAATCTGTTTGAATTTTGTACAGTTATAACAGTTAATGCAAAGAATTTTGATTTGGATATCCGAGCCAATGTTTATCAGTCGGTGTCTGAGCACACTCGGCCAGGACACAACTCATTCCAGACGTGTACAATAAACGCTGCGACCTGTGATGGAGAACACAGTGTTTACTGGTTCAGAAACTCTGAGGAAGCTCATCCAGGACTCATTTACACCCATGGAGGCAGGAATGATCAGTGTGAAAGGGAGCTTCATGTACAAACTCCCACCTGTGTCTACAATTTGCCATTGAGGAGCCTAACTTCTGCTCAGGATGGGACTGACCACAGTGCCGTGGTATCATGTGCACACATACTGCTTGGAGACGGCACTAAGCCAGACTTGAAGG ATTCTCATGTTCTGCTGTTCATTCTGGCCTCAGTGTTGGCTGCTACCGTCCTCCTGATCATTTTATCGGCTTTTTCTCTGTATAAGATGAAACACAGATGCTGCTGGTGTACAG CAGATTCAAGCCCAGGTACAACG TTATGTCGGGACACAGACGACCTTCAGTACGCTGCCCTGAGTGTTCACAGAGCCAACGGATCCAGAAGACTGAAGGATGAAGATACAGATGATAGTGTTTACTCCTGTGTAAGGCAGTGA